In a genomic window of Styela clava chromosome 11, kaStyClav1.hap1.2, whole genome shotgun sequence:
- the LOC120347558 gene encoding uncharacterized protein LOC120347558 translates to MTMSEQPGPSQSQFQTNISVASGAVLQLQIGHGSTNNIFETIVSIVNNMNKRPNISRQQSVECYKEDKQDSFDKLIREIVLFQTLQNSQILTLGATADHFARTGNETEFIKTLEKFDEITKSQSGIGMDTIQALGEEWEREKKYFRAIITYRAVSYWLVCKCDSSTTFDVNEKLSSDSRDSEGGGAKAGKTGTFSEADANIINDDNVTRQNPRDEDCCVNNRNADTGDHSLKKGSTNVEKKETLSTDDAAVQMAGSADTDDNSLKKGSTNVEDVETFSPDDAALKMAECMFSIASATSEIQKEGGQYLPTLRPYIVSFANEILTNLKDIKNVEKTAKMYAESATLLGMSLLHTELENWQDAADVSHTIDNIIGGEVDEISQYLNFYNKYLLAYCNYGLKKRDKALNIVTDAINDVTISDALDEEDKQEIMSSMIDLQELLDGDASDSSESKV, encoded by the exons ATGACAATGTCTGAACAGCCAGGCCCGAGTCAATCTCAATTTCAAACCAATATCAGCGTAGCATCGGGAGCTGTATTACAATTACAAATCGGCCATGGAAGTACAAATAACATATTTGAAACGATTGTCAGCATTGTTAATAATATGA ATAAAAGGCCAAATATTTCAAGACAACAATCCGTCGAGTGTTACAAAGAAGATAAGCAAGATAGCTTTGacaaat TGATCAGAGAAATCGTGCTATTTCAAACTCTTCAAAACAGTCAAATTTTAACACTTGGTGCTACGGCCGACCACTTTGCAAGAACGGGAAACGAAACGGAATTCATAAAAACGTTAGAAAAGTTTGACGAAATCACAAAATCGCAATCGGGCATTGGTATGGATACAATTCAAGCTTTAGGAGAAGAGTGGGAAAGagaaaagaaatattttcgTGCCATAATAACATACAGAGCAGTATCGTACTGGCTTGTCTGCAAATGTGACTCTAGCACAACTTTTGACGTAAATGAAAAGTTGTCGTCTGACAGCCGTGACAGTGAAGGCGGAGGAGCCAAAGCCGGTAAAACTGGTACCTTCAGTGAGGCTGACGCGAATATCATTAATGATGATAATGTAACACGCCAAAATCCAAGAGACGAAGACTGTTGTGTTAACAACAGAAACGCGGATACAGGCGACCATTCTCTTAAAAAAGGCTCGACAAATGTTGAAAAGAAGGAAACGCTTTCCACCGATGACGCAGCAGTTCAAATGGCAGGAAGCGCGGATACAGACGACAATTCTCTCAAAAAAGGTTCAACAAATGTTGAAGACGTGGAAACTTTCTCACCCGATGACGCAGCACTTAAAATGGCAGAATGCATGTTTTCTATAGCAAGCGCAACGAGTGAAATTCAAAAGGAAGGTGGACAATACCTGCCTACTTTGAGACCATACATAGTTTCCTTTGCTAACGAAATACTAACTAATTTGAAGGATATAAAAAACGTTGAGAAAACGGCAAAAATGTACGCCGAAAGCGCTACTTTACTTGGTATGTCTCTTCTACATACAGAACTTGAGAACTGGCAAGATGCTGCAGATGTTTCTCACACAATTGACAATATAATAGGTGGTGAAGTCGATGAAATATCGCAATACTTAAATTTCTACAATAAGTACCTATTGGCATATTGTAATTACGGATTGAAAAAACGCGACAAAGCCCTCAATATCGTGACAGATGCCATCAATGACGTTACCATCTCAGATGCATTGGATGAAGAAGATAAGCAGGAAATAATGTCATCAATGATTGATTTGCAAGAACTTCTGGATGGCGATGCTTCCGATTCATCTGAGAGCAAAGTTTAA